Proteins encoded in a region of the Schistocerca serialis cubense isolate TAMUIC-IGC-003099 chromosome 6, iqSchSeri2.2, whole genome shotgun sequence genome:
- the LOC126483989 gene encoding uncharacterized protein LOC126483989, whose amino-acid sequence MNKSKSGASAQAAYTPQVYWFQMLKFLDQSTEADESMCNLESTESETGSERATPTFEEMLAHEMQEPVACSEAQPQPLRQERPPTKRRKVTPDVATNVMEEASRTLQAMADAARTMSVHDDRYSTLGAHIAAELREMEMVGGREYTTATMHSLQRTLIDRWDLLHATARAQPSTSGYIQAALQQAGIEDEDSIP is encoded by the exons ATGAATAAAAGCAAAAGTGGAGCCAGTGCGCAGGCGGCGTATACACCACAAGTGTACTGGTTTCAAATGCTGAAATTTCTAGACCAGTCAACAGAGGCCGACGAGAGTATGTGCAATTTGGAGAGCACGGAAAGTGAAACTGGAAGTGAACGTGCCACACCGACGTTTGAGGAAATGTTAGCG caTGAGATGCAAGAGCCTGTCGCATGTAGCGAGGCACAGCCACAGCCCCTGCGTCAAGAGCGGCCTCCCACTAAAAGGAGGAAAGTCACGCCAGACGTGGCAACTAACGTCATGGAGGAGGCCAGCAGGACACTTCAGGCTATGGCTGATGCTGCCAGAACCATGTCTGTCCATGATGACCGCTATAGTACCCTTGGCGCCCACATCGCAGCAGAACTGCGTGAAATGGAAATGGTGGGCGGCAGGGAATACACCACTGCCACTATGCACAGTCTGCAGCGGACATTAATAGACAGGTGGGATTTGCTGCATGCGACAGCCCGTGCACAACCGTCCACCTCTGGATATATCCAGGCTGCCTTGCAGCAGGCTGGAATAGAGGATGAAGATTCCATTCCATAA